Proteins encoded in a region of the Methylobacterium radiotolerans JCM 2831 genome:
- the rplA gene encoding 50S ribosomal protein L1 — protein sequence MAKEGKRIRAAREGIEATKLYALDEAIKLVKERATAKFDETVEVSMNLGVDPRHADQMVRGVCNLPNGSGRTVRVAVFARGAKADDARAAGADIVGAEDLLEIVQGGKIEFDRCIATPDMMPLVGRLGKVLGPRGLMPNPKVGTVTMDVKGAVAGAKGGSVEFRVEKAGIVHAGVGKVSFDADKLVENIKAFADAVAKAKPAGAKGTYVQRIAVTSTMGPGVKVEPNTVLTA from the coding sequence ATGGCTAAGGAAGGCAAGCGCATCCGCGCCGCCCGCGAGGGCATCGAGGCGACCAAGCTCTACGCCCTCGACGAGGCGATCAAGCTGGTGAAGGAGCGGGCGACCGCGAAGTTCGACGAGACCGTCGAGGTCTCGATGAACCTCGGCGTCGATCCCCGCCACGCCGACCAGATGGTCCGCGGCGTCTGCAACCTGCCGAACGGCTCCGGCCGGACGGTGCGCGTGGCGGTCTTCGCCCGCGGCGCGAAGGCGGACGACGCCCGCGCGGCCGGTGCCGACATCGTCGGTGCCGAGGATCTCCTCGAGATCGTGCAGGGCGGCAAGATCGAGTTCGATCGCTGCATCGCGACCCCCGACATGATGCCGCTGGTCGGCCGTCTCGGTAAGGTGCTGGGCCCGCGCGGCCTGATGCCGAACCCGAAGGTCGGCACCGTCACCATGGACGTGAAGGGCGCCGTCGCCGGCGCCAAGGGCGGCTCGGTCGAGTTCCGCGTCGAGAAGGCCGGCATCGTCCACGCCGGCGTCGGCAAGGTCTCGTTCGACGCCGACAAGCTCGTCGAGAACATCAAGGCCTTCGCGGACGCCGTCGCCAAGGCGAAGCCCGCGGGCGCCAAGGGCACCTACGTCCAGCGCATCGCCGTCACCTCGACGATGGGCCCGGGCGTGAAGGTCGAGCCGAACACGGTTCTGACCGCCTGA
- the rplK gene encoding 50S ribosomal protein L11: MAKKITGYVKLQVPAGAANPSPPIGPALGQRGLNIMEFCKAFNAKTAQMEKGTPIPVIITAYQDRSFTFEMKQPPVTFFLKKAAGLKLGKKPASGSKTPGKGPTVGKISEAQLREIAEKKMPDLNCDTVESAVAMIRGSARAMGLEVVA, encoded by the coding sequence ATGGCGAAGAAGATCACGGGCTACGTGAAGCTTCAGGTCCCGGCCGGCGCGGCCAACCCGTCGCCGCCGATCGGCCCCGCGCTCGGTCAGCGCGGCCTCAACATCATGGAATTCTGCAAGGCCTTCAACGCGAAGACCGCGCAGATGGAGAAGGGCACCCCGATCCCGGTGATCATCACCGCGTATCAGGACCGCTCCTTCACCTTCGAGATGAAGCAGCCCCCGGTCACCTTCTTCCTGAAGAAGGCCGCCGGCCTGAAGCTCGGCAAGAAGCCGGCCTCCGGCTCCAAGACCCCGGGCAAGGGCCCGACGGTCGGCAAGATCTCGGAAGCGCAGCTCCGCGAGATCGCCGAGAAGAAGATGCCCGACCTCAACTGCGACACGGTCGAATCGGCCGTCGCGATGATCCGTGGCTCCGCGCGGGCCATGGGCCTCGAAGTCGTCGCGTAA